A genome region from Blautia coccoides includes the following:
- a CDS encoding sensor histidine kinase produces the protein MRRGKMKILGKARISVKLAFLYMSLLLISWSIIFLIFYRVSDKNATDSAQALSTQTLNTVSKNISTLIDNTAYYSRIILSSSDITNALEKKDEKLQKESLHQFTSLVDTETHINGIYMWDMDSHGCSIDKNHVRILRTEDIRETNWYEEVRELSGSYCLRLNADRVLTQSSAETTVSLMRVVNNPTDYRPVGILMINMDLNAFADSYSGLDQKSIPDIYILDDTGKIVTSRAETSLPRVKKELEDGRSNKKVLFAQQDIERINWKVLAGVRIENGLEQSGIGGLIFAMAMIFLALFCGTGYFIMKRYVADPLEAMAGSMNRMSGRKFEKIRMCENRHSTFGEMEILESTYNKMVDEIDALIEMVYEEEKIKRKAELNALQEQMKPHFLYNTIDAMGYLALSGKNEEVYDALEAFGSYYRILLSKGREMISVREEAEMVKDYLELQKLRYGDSLHYVLNVAPEIQGTFILKMVLQPLVENSVNHGIRPKETPGVVYVEGIEEDGYLKFTVEDDGVGMDEDKIRELNRENISTNEKSFGLRGTIERMRIFYESDIDYTIKSTKGRGTTIVLRIPVCYEGDEGHD, from the coding sequence ATGAGAAGAGGTAAGATGAAAATTCTTGGAAAGGCAAGAATTTCTGTAAAACTGGCATTTTTGTATATGTCGCTGCTTTTAATATCATGGAGTATCATATTTTTAATCTTTTATCGTGTCAGTGATAAAAATGCCACAGACTCCGCGCAGGCCCTTTCCACTCAGACATTGAACACGGTCAGTAAAAATATTTCAACCCTGATAGACAATACGGCTTATTATTCCAGGATCATTTTGTCCAGCAGCGATATTACAAACGCACTGGAGAAAAAAGATGAGAAGCTGCAGAAGGAAAGCCTTCATCAATTTACTTCACTTGTAGATACGGAAACGCACATCAATGGCATTTATATGTGGGATATGGACAGTCATGGATGCAGTATTGACAAGAACCATGTGAGGATCCTTCGCACAGAAGATATCAGAGAGACAAACTGGTATGAAGAGGTAAGAGAATTGTCCGGGTCTTACTGTCTGAGATTGAATGCAGACCGCGTTCTCACCCAGAGCAGTGCTGAGACCACAGTATCTCTCATGCGGGTCGTCAACAACCCCACAGATTACCGGCCTGTTGGAATCCTGATGATAAATATGGATCTGAACGCTTTTGCGGACAGCTACAGCGGACTGGACCAGAAGAGTATACCTGATATCTATATTCTGGATGATACAGGAAAAATTGTCACATCCCGGGCAGAGACATCCCTTCCCAGAGTAAAAAAAGAGCTGGAAGACGGCAGGAGCAATAAAAAAGTGTTATTTGCACAGCAGGATATTGAACGTATAAACTGGAAGGTACTGGCGGGAGTAAGAATTGAAAACGGATTGGAACAATCCGGGATCGGTGGTCTTATTTTTGCCATGGCTATGATCTTTCTGGCTTTGTTCTGTGGTACGGGCTACTTTATCATGAAACGCTATGTGGCGGATCCTTTGGAGGCCATGGCAGGCTCCATGAACCGCATGAGCGGAAGAAAATTTGAAAAAATCAGGATGTGTGAAAACAGACACAGCACTTTTGGAGAGATGGAGATTCTGGAAAGCACTTATAACAAGATGGTGGATGAGATAGACGCTTTGATCGAGATGGTCTATGAGGAGGAGAAAATTAAGAGAAAGGCAGAGCTGAACGCCCTGCAGGAACAGATGAAACCGCATTTTCTCTATAACACCATTGACGCCATGGGATATCTGGCGCTGAGCGGAAAAAATGAGGAGGTATATGACGCACTGGAGGCCTTTGGCAGTTATTACAGGATACTGCTGAGTAAAGGAAGGGAAATGATCTCTGTCCGGGAAGAAGCGGAGATGGTAAAGGATTATCTGGAACTGCAGAAATTGCGGTACGGTGATTCCCTGCACTATGTTCTCAATGTAGCACCGGAAATACAGGGAACCTTTATCTTAAAGATGGTACTGCAGCCTTTGGTTGAGAATTCAGTCAATCATGGAATACGTCCAAAGGAAACTCCGGGTGTGGTATATGTGGAAGGCATAGAGGAGGACGGATACCTGAAATTTACTGTGGAAGATGACGGTGTGGGTATGGATGAGGATAAAATAAGAGAGCTGAACAGAGAGAACATAAGTACCAATGAAAAGAGTTTCGGGTTGAGAGGGACCATAGAGAGAATGAGGATATTTTACGAGTCAGATATTGATTACACGATCAAAAGCACAAAAGGCAGGGGTACCACCATTGTATTGAGAATACCTGTCTGCTATGAAGGAGATGAGGGGCATGATTAA